The nucleotide window TTTTTCCGATCCAGACCGTAGGCCTCGCGCTCGAACCGGTTGTCGAAATAGAAGTGGTCGCCGCGCCGCCACGCGAGGTAGCTCGCCAGGAAGTATGCCGGGAGGAACAGCGGCCCCCACCGCTCGCACTGGCGCACGTGGACGTGTTCGTGGTCGCGCGAGTGGTCGAGGGCGTCGCGGTCCTGGCCCAGGATTACGTGCCCGAGGCACAGAGCGGAGGCCTCGATCCACAGGCACCGGCGGAGCACGAACCGCGCGAACCCGCCGTACACCTCCAGCGCGCCGCGCTCGACGCGCATCCGACCGCCGGTGACCACCGCGAGCGGCACGCACGAAAGCCCGAGAAGCGTCACGGGCAGTGCCCACAGGTAGCGTAACGGCGCCGCCGCGGTTCGGGTCAGACTCACGGCTTGTTCCCGTCGTAGTTCCGTTCGACCAGCCCGACGCCTGTGGGGATTTCGGAAGGGCGGCCGAAGTAGTTGTCCACGATCATGTTCGCTCGCCCGCCGTCCGCTTTCACCGCGAGTGAGTCGGTTCGTGGCCGGTCGTCGCGGATCAGGCACCCGCTGACGCGCGAGCGCGACACATCTTTCAGGAGCAGCCCGACGGCATCGGAATCTAAAATCGTCACATTCGTAACGTTAAACCGGTCGCAGGTGTCGAGCGTGACGGCCGCGGGCGCCACCCGGACGCGCGAAACCGTGAAGCCCGTCAGCACACAGTCGGTGCTGTTGCGGAACACAAGGTCGTTGGCCGTTTCGGGCTTCTCTTCACTCGCGTAGCGCGGGTTGCGGTCGAAGTTGTTTGGACCGATGGTTACTGCGGTGCTGTTCTCGACGAGCACGTTGTGCTCGTAGGCCGTCCAACAAGTGTTGCCGGTCATTAAGACCCCGCGGGCGTGATCGAGGTGAACGTTTACCTTTACGTCGCTGAGGACGTTGCCGGTGATGGTGACGTGTCCGTCGCGGAGTTCACCGGTGCCGTTCGCCTTTGTCGCGCTCGGACCTTTGATACGGATGTTGGCCGAACCCGGGGCGTTGTGGTTGTGCTGAACGGTGCAGCCGGTGATCGCGACTTCGGCGTTCGACCCGCCGGTGCTGTCGATGAGCACGTTCGCGGTGGGCGGACCGTTCACCCCGTGGTTGCTCTCGATGTCGCAACCGGTGATGTGGAGGTTCCGCACCTGCCCGGCCCGGGCCACGACGCCGCCCAGATCGCAATAGCTGATGTGCGAACCCGTAACGTTGATCTGGTGCAGGTTCACGTTGTCGAGGTAAACGCCGACCCCGCGGTTCTCGTAGATGTGGCAGTCCGAAACGAGGACGTTGCGGTTGCGCGTTGTCAGATGGATGCCGTGAAAGCACTTGCGGATCAGCACCTTTGAGACGGTGAGCTGCATCGTGCCCGCCGCTTCGATGCCGTTCGCCTTGTCGTGCCCGCCAACGATTTCCAACCCCTCAACGCTCGGCATCCGCTCATTCCAAACCTGCGCGCCGACCGTTTTCGGGTCCGCTGTGCCGGTGTGTGTGCCCACGAATTTGAACGCCGGTCCCTCGCCGGCCATTACGATTCGCGCGGTGCCGTCGCCGCGCAGGGCCGCGAACCCGGCTTTGTTCAAGTTCACGAGAACCGGTTTGCTGATGCGGTAAGTGCCGTGCGGGAACACGGTCGGGCCGTTCCCGGCGTTGACGGCGTTCTGAACGGCTTGCCAGTCGTCGGTGCAACCGTCGCCCTTCGCGCCGTGGTCGCGCACCGTTCCGTGCGGCACCTTAAACGGCCCGAAAGGCTCCGGTCGCGGCACCGGTTGCCCCCTCCCGGCGAATCCGATTGCCAGTAACGCCAGGAACGACAGCGCAAGCCCACTGGCGAAGAGACCGATGACTCGACGCGACATGCGGCACTCCAGAAGGTACACGGCGAGGGTACCCGGTGAAATGGCCAGCGGGAAGGCGCAATGTCGGGTTCGGTGGGGCTGATTGAACCGGGGGTACGCTCGACAGTGCTACCGATGGACAAAATGCGACTTCAGTCGTTTCAAGTTCGTTGGTTGTGCGCCACCCAACGGCGGTTCGGCCGTGCTCGTCTAACCGCTGGCGTCAGCCGGTGTGTGTAACCTGGGCGTCAGTCGGAGATTGATCTGCTCACGGCGTCCGCGGCACGGTAGCCTCCTCTGGGCTAACGAGATTGCGGCGTGGGACGAAGGCGGCGATGGGATTTCAGGGGACGCAACGGAGGGCCATTGGGTAGCCCTCCGTTGCGTCCGACGACTGCCTCGCGGAGCCCGTAAGCACGACTTGCATCCGCGCGTGACCGCTTTTCCCCGGGCGCGCAACAAGGTGAGTGTGGTTCGTATGACCCACACCACCTTGCTCGAAGTGGCCCTGCCTACCTCCCTAGTCTCATCAGCCAGCTACATTCCGGGGGCTTTTTGAGTCGGGAACCGGTCCTGAAGCGCGGTAACAGTCAGTTGCCGCTGCTTCAGCGCCCGACATGCTTCGACGGCGGCTTGGGCGGCCGAAATCGTGGTGATTGCGGTGACGCGGCTGGCCACCGCTTCGGCCCGGATGCGCGATTCGTCGGTCGAACTGCCGCGGCCGGTCGGCGTGTTGATGATCAGTTGCACGCTGCCGTTCTTCATGTGGTCGAGCAGGTTCGGACGGCCCTCGGCGATCTTCGGAACGTCCTCGACCGGCACCCCCCGCTCGCGCAGGAACGCCGCCGTGCCGCGGGTGGCGATGACCCGGAACCCCAGCTCTGCGAACCCCCGCGCGATCGGCACCGTGGCGTCCTTGTCCCGGTTCGCGACCGAGATGAACACGGTGCCCCCCTCCGGGAGCCGCGAACTGGCCGCGAGCTGCGCCTTCGCGAACGCCATCGGCATGGAGTCGTCGATGCCCATGACCTCGCCGGTGGACTTCATTTCCGGCCCCAGGATGATGTCCACGCCGGGGAACTTGTTGAACGGGAACACGCTCTCCTTGATCGAGTAGTGCGTGGGGATGACCTCGTCCTTCACCCCGAGCTCGTCGAGCGTCTTGCCCACCATCACGAGTGCCGCCAGCCGGGCCAGCGGGACGCCCGTCGCCTTCGACACGAATGGGATCGTGCGGCTGGCCCGGGGGTTCGCTTCCAGGATGTACACCTTCGCCGCCTCGGTCGCGGTCACGCCGCCGCGGATGCCGGCGACCGCGAACTGGATGTTCATCAGCCCCTTGACGTTAAGTGCCGCCGCGAGCTTCCGCGTCTGGAC belongs to Gemmata obscuriglobus and includes:
- a CDS encoding right-handed parallel beta-helix repeat-containing protein, which codes for MSRRVIGLFASGLALSFLALLAIGFAGRGQPVPRPEPFGPFKVPHGTVRDHGAKGDGCTDDWQAVQNAVNAGNGPTVFPHGTYRISKPVLVNLNKAGFAALRGDGTARIVMAGEGPAFKFVGTHTGTADPKTVGAQVWNERMPSVEGLEIVGGHDKANGIEAAGTMQLTVSKVLIRKCFHGIHLTTRNRNVLVSDCHIYENRGVGVYLDNVNLHQINVTGSHISYCDLGGVVARAGQVRNLHITGCDIESNHGVNGPPTANVLIDSTGGSNAEVAITGCTVQHNHNAPGSANIRIKGPSATKANGTGELRDGHVTITGNVLSDVKVNVHLDHARGVLMTGNTCWTAYEHNVLVENSTAVTIGPNNFDRNPRYASEEKPETANDLVFRNSTDCVLTGFTVSRVRVAPAAVTLDTCDRFNVTNVTILDSDAVGLLLKDVSRSRVSGCLIRDDRPRTDSLAVKADGGRANMIVDNYFGRPSEIPTGVGLVERNYDGNKP